The DNA region CCGGTGGTGGACGGGAAGCTGCTCGGCGCCCTGTTCGGGGCGCGGCGGGTGCGGGTGCCGGTCCCCGCGGTGCGCGGGGCGCTCTCGGCGGCCTGGCGGCTGCGGGTGGCGCCGGCCGATCCGGGGCTGCTCGACGCGGTGCTGCGGCTGCCGCTGATGGCGACCGACCGGGCCCGCCGGGAGCTGGGCTGGGTGGCGGCCAGGACCTCGGTGGAGGCCTTGGAGGCGTTCCTGCGCGGGGTACGGGCCGGGGGCGGCGACGCGACCGAGCCGCTGGCCGGCCGCCGCTTCGGCTGAGCTCGCCCGCGACGTCCGTTCAGGCGGCGCGGGCGGCCGCCCAGTCGACGATCCGGATGGCGGCGCCGGCCGCCTCCCGGCCCCGGCAGTGGGCGTGGTGCCGGGCGAGCAGGGCGTCGATGTCGAGGTGCCGGCCGAAGGCGGGGTGTCCGGCGAGCCGGGCGGCGTAGGCCCAGAGCGCGGGGTGGCCGGCGATCCGCTCGGTGGCGGCGGCGTCGAGGTGCCAGCGGTGGACGGTGTCGAGCTGGACGAGGGTGACCCAGACGGTGATGTCGGCGGCGGTGAGCGCGTCGCCGAGGACGTACGGGCGCCGGGCGAGGCGCCGTTCCAGGGCGCCGAGGGCGGCGAAGAGCACGGTGAGCGGGTCGTGGTGGGCGGCGGTGTCGTCGAGGCCGAGCTCGCCGGCGCGCTGGGCGGCGGCGCCGACGCCGCGGGCGCACAGGTCGGCGACGGCGCGGAGCTCGTCCGCCCGGTCCTCGGGGAGGAGTTCGGGGCCGTCACCGCGGAACCGCAGGGCGAGGTCGCGCCGGATGTCGGGGGTGTGGGTGGACACGATCCGGCCGGTCCAGCCGTCGCTGAGCACGGGCGCGGCGGCGGGTCCGCGATAGAGGTGGGCG from Streptomyces fradiae includes:
- a CDS encoding glutathione S-transferase C-terminal domain-containing protein; its protein translation is MSAVVPPSAVPSAISSAVPSIVPATADRDFRGRIGRDVRSGHYPVPHRYRLHLAPADPDCLGVAVTHALLGLDATLPLRLLPALPDTPDGGYTALRPLYEASAHLYRGPAAAPVLSDGWTGRIVSTHTPDIRRDLALRFRGDGPELLPEDRADELRAVADLCARGVGAAAQRAGELGLDDTAAHHDPLTVLFAALGALERRLARRPYVLGDALTAADITVWVTLVQLDTVHRWHLDAAATERIAGHPALWAYAARLAGHPAFGRHLDIDALLARHHAHCRGREAAGAAIRIVDWAAARAA